In bacterium, the genomic window GGCATAGGGATTCTCCGGGCTGGCCACGGATTCATCGCCCCAGTAGTACTTGGTCGTGGTGCCGGCCCGACAGGCGTATTCCCATTCCGCTTCGGTCGGCAGCCGGTAGCCGTTGGCCGCCCAGTCCGCGATCACCGTGTCGCTCACGCCAGTCCGGCAGACTTCATTGCCGACGCGATAGACCGGCGTGCGGCCGGCCCGTTCGCTGGCGGCATTGCAGAACTTGACAGCGTCGTACCAGGTGATGGCGGAGACCGGATGTTGAGAGGTCTCCCCCACGCCCGGACCGAAGTCATATCCCTTCGTCAGTGCCCAGACGCGGACCGCCGACCATTCACCATGCGTCAATTCCAATGAGGAAAGGCTGAATCTGGCAATCTTGGCACTCTGCCCGTCGCTGCGGGACTGTACGCCGGCGGGAATAATACACATGCTTTTCCCGGCATCTTCAGCCATCAGCACGCTGCTTGCGGTGAGCATGCTGATTATCACCATTTTGAAAAGCTTAAGTTTTACCTTATTTTTCATTATTTTCGTTCATTCTGTCTAAAATTCCTCTTGGCTCACAGAGACTCCACCCGGGTCTTCGCCGCGCGTGCGGCCTTGCGTTGGTAGAGGGTCCAGAGCAGCAGACCCAGTGCGAAGAGCACCCCGCCGACAAACAAGAACGCCAACCGTCCGCTCAGCGGGTTAGGGATGGCCATGCAGGCCAGCAGGAAGGCGCCCAGGATCAGGAACAGGGCTCCGACCACGCGCAGCTGCATGGTGTCCTGATCCTGACCCCCTTCGGCCATATGGTCAACGGGACGCTGCATGTCGTCAAACAGGGCGTTCACGCGCTGGTGATGGGCTTCCGAACTCATCCGCCAGAGCGGGATGGTTCCGCAGAACCAGAGGGCGGACCCAACCCACGTGATGACGCTCACGACGATGAACTGCGAGTCATTGATCTCCCGCACGGTCAGTGCCCGCGTAAGGCCCACCAGGTGCTGCACCGCTTCCGGCGAATACGCCCACTTGGCCAGGAGCCCGATAAAAAGGCCGGCCATCACGGTACTCCAGCCCGCCCACGCCGGCGTGCGGCGGATGATCACCCCCAGCACCATCGGCACGATCATGGGCGGCAGCAGGACGGCATTGAGCACCTGGAACAGATCAAAGAGGTTCAGGGTCCGCAGGGCATTGATGCCCAGTCCCACTCCGATGATCAGGAGACCGAAACAGACCGTGGTGATCTTGCCGACGATGACCTGGCGTTTCTCGGAAGCGTCCGGGCGGATATAACTGATATATACATTGCGGACAAAAAAGCCGGCGTTGGAGTTCAGGGCTGCGTCGGCACTGTCGATGGTGGCACTGAACATGGCGCACACCATCAGGCCCAGGAGGCCCTGCGGCAGGACCTTGAAGGCCATGGCCACCCAGGCCCCCTCCGCGGGTTGCTTGAGATTGGGGAAGATCGCGTGGAGGTCCGGGAAGACCGTCGCGGCACAGAGCGAGGGGAGTTGGTACAGGATTGGCGCCAGCAGCAGGAAGGTGGGAGCGGCACACAGGAGCACCATCTGGCGGGCGCTGCGGTCGTTTTTGACGCGCACGTACCTGCTACAGTTGCGGATATCCAATCCGCCAATCGTGGTGGACACCAAATTCCACCCGATCCAGAGCCAGACGATGGCGAACGAACAATCCGTGTCAAAGCGGAAGTGCCGCTCCGGCAGGGCTGCGGCCAGGTGGGTGATTCCGCCGATCTCCGGCAGGTTCACGGAGAAGAACGCCACCACCAGCACCACCAGCACCAGCAGCACAGCCTGGACTACGCCCCCGATGGCCACCGCCCACTGCCCCCCCAGCGCCGAGAGAAAGGTGACAATGAAGCCGACCGCCAGGATGGTGGCCGTCAGGTCCACGCGGAACACCGAGGCCATGAAGACGCCCACGGTATTGAGGCCGATGCCGCCCCAGAAGAGCCCCATGGGCAGGGAGAACCAGGTGTAGAACTGTTCGGTGCCAAAGCCAAAACGGCGAAACACCGCTTCCATGGCGGTGATGACCCGCATGCGGCGGAAACGCGGGGCCATCCATAGTCCGACGATCAGGCTGGGCACCGCGGCCAGCAGACCCGTCAGCGGGTAGACGAAGCCGTCATTATAGCATTTGGCGGCGGCACCGGTGAAGCTCCAGACGCTGATCCCCGCGCCCATGGCGCTCAAGCCGCCGACCCACCAGGTCATATTGCCGCCGCCACGGAAGTAGTCGCTGGCGTTGCGGTTCAGCCGCCGGCAGATCACGCCGATGGACAAGGTGAACACCAGGTAAGCGACGATGACCGTGTAGTCCCATCCCGAGAGATCGCGGATCAGAGATTCGGGAGAAGCAAGAGTGGGCATCATAGCGGGGATTCCTTTACGGGTTCGGTTGAATCAGACGTCAAAAGCACCTCCGTGCCGATGACCGCCTTCGGATTGTGGCACATCCACTCGGCGGTTTCTGCCAGGCGCTGGTAGACCACCTCCGGCAGTTCGCCATCGGGACGCGGGCTGACATTGATCAGAAGGTTCCCACCCCACTGGCGCAGGCGCACCAGCGTGTCAATCATCCAGGCGGTGGACTTGTATTGCTCGGCCTTGAGATAACCCCACACATCGACGGTGCCGGTGCCCGCTTGGTTCGGAATTCCCGAGGCCTGCCAGCAGTGGCAGGTTTCAAACCAGCCGGTGAACCGCTGGGTCGGTAGCGCACACTCCGTGCAATCATAATCCCCATCGCAACTGCGGCTGTTGATCACAATGTGGGGTTGAAGCTCCCGGGCCCGGTCGCGGATGGTATTGTCATGCGTGCCGCCATCAAACCAGAGCAAATCAATCCGGCCATAGCGGGTGAGCAGTTCTTCCACGCGGCCATGGAACATGGCCCGGAGCCGGGCCTCGTGCGCCGGCGTGCGCAACGGGGGCGCGATGGGTTGATGGCGCTGGTCAAACCAGGGATGCCCTGCGGCATTCGGCCGGGGTTTACCGGGATCCATGGAGGCCGTGTAGTAGTTGAAGCTCATCACCTGGCGGTCAAAATACCAGTCCGGCGGCGAAAGATACAGGCCCACCTTCAGTCCATGACGGCGGCAGGCTTCGACAAACGGCCCTACCAGATCGCGGCCGGCCAGATGGCTCTGCACGCCAAAATCGCCATGCCCGCTGGGCCAGAGGGTATAGCCGTCATGGTGCATGGCCGTGAGCACCGCGTACTTGAAGCCGGCCTTGGCCGCTGCGGCGAGCCACTTATCCGGGTCGTAGGCCGTGGGGTTATACCGGTCCGCCAGGCGCCAGTATTCCTCGGGCGTCACCTTGTTGGCTCCCTTGGCAGCCGCATCCCAGGGGGTGTTGGCGATCATGCCCCAGGAGAGATCCAGGTTGCCATGCACACTGGCGATACCCATGTGTACAAAGAGTCCCAGGCCGGCGCGGGGGAACCACTGGGCCTCGGGATGCTGGGTATGCCGGGACGTCTTGGCGGAATTATCCAATCCCAAGACCGCATGCTGGGCAGCTGCGGCGGTAGTTTCAACTTCAGACATCGTTCATGTTCTCCCGAATCATCAAATTCAATGGCACATCCATGCCGCGGGTATCGGCTGGTGGTCCAGGCCCGGTCCTGAGAGGCGCAGGTCCGGCGTGACCCCGGTCCAGACATAATCCTTGAGGCCCGGCAGGTTCAGCCGCTGGGCGGCGTCGGTGCGGAAATCGCACCAGATCACCTTGAATGGTTGGAGGCCTTTCTTGAGCGCGACGCTCCAGTTGCCCAAGGCGTGCAACCGCGTGGAAGGATACCATTCCTGCGTGCCCACCACGCGCCCGGAGGCCCATGGCCCGGAATCCATGCGATTGCCCAAGACCACCTTCAGCTCGTAGCCGGACTGCACATCGGGATAGACGAACTCACGTGGCGCATGGAGGGTATACACACCGTCTTCAGGGATATTGAGGTAACCGCTGTATTCCACGGCATAATACCTGGCGCGCGGGGCGGCGGCAGTGGCGGCAACTGGCGGGTTGTCCGCCGGCACGAGATTCAGATCCCACAAGTTCCCGACGTTCCCTGTCGCCTTGGGTTGCAGGCGGTCGACGCCGCTCCAGAGCGTGCGCCAATCGTCCTCGAAATACCGGAAGGCCAGCCCCGGCGACACCTTGCCGATGTTGGAAGGCGCCGCCAGCTTGGCCTTATCAAACACAGCCATGCTGGGAACCGTGGCCTGGGTGCCGCTGAGCTCCAACGGGTTTTCCTTTACTCCCGGGCGATACGCACGAGCCTTGACCACCGTGCTCTGCAGCAGCTTCACCGGGGCTGAATACAGCGGCGAGAGCGGTGTGGGATCACTGCCATCGAGGGTGTAGCGGATCTCCACGCCCGGGGTCTTGCTGGCCAGGGTCACCTCAACGGAGTCCGCAAAGACATTGCGTTCTGGACCAATGGTGACCGGGTCGATGGGGCGGTAGATGGGGATAAAAGAAGTGAGCAGTGACCGGTGATCAGTGTTCAGTGTAAATTCAAAATCCGTCGCAGGCAGGGGCTGCTTCTTGCCCGCGAGCGAAAAGGAGGAGCATCCCAGGGCCATGCCGCGATCACCTGCAAGCAGCAAGGCTTCGCCGCGAATCTTGACCGCGCCGATGGTCAGCTCATCGTCGGCCTTGGTCGAGGCCAGATAGCGCACGTTCTGGCCGTCCGAGGTCACGGCGGCAAACCCCTGTCCGGCGCTGCCGCTTGTTAACGGTTCAATCGATTTGAGATCCTGCGGTGCGGCCTGGCCGGGAGCGCGGGGCACGATCAGGGTGACGACCTGCTGCGGGCCTTCGCCCTGCCATTTCACGCCGATACGCTGCCAGCCGTATGTATAGTAGAGGCCATAAACAAACGCCGGCGGCGTGTTCTCGGTGTTGTAGGCCAAGTTCGCGGTGGTGAACTGGTAGAGCGAGAGATTGGCTTTTTTCTCAAGCTTGCCCGGCACCACATCGGCCTGCGTGATGATGCGCTTGGCGGCGGCATCAATGCGAATCTGATCCTTGGCAAACGCAATCAGTGCGTTCTCTCCGATGGGAATCTTCTTCTGGTCGAGCATCTCCTGCGTGGGTCGCAGGGGCAGCAACCAGTTCTGCTCATAGGTGTGGCTGCCGTTGCCCAGCATGCGGTCGGTGATAATCCAGACCTTGTCACCGCGCACATACATGGCTTGACGCTGGTGAGTAATGCCTCGCAGGGTCTGACTGAGCGTGATAGTACCCTGCCCGCTGGCGTCGGGCCCGTACTTGGAGTTGACGACATTGGCATCCTTGAGATTCCCCCACGGTCCGGCGTACACGCCTTCCATCAGATTGAAATGATCGGAGGCATGCCAGCGAAAGGGCGACGGCTCCGTCCAGGCGCTGACCTGAAAGACCTTGTGGGCCGAGAGACCGGAAACCTTGTAGAGGCCCGCATGAAAAAACTGCTGCCGACCATCGACAGTGATGGGGCTGGAGGGATACATGTAGTGGCCGGTGGCATCGTCCACGAGCAGGTCCTGCCCGAACGCGCCCAGACCGAAGTTGTTGTTATTGCTGCGGCTGCGGAAGGCACCGTAGGCACCGGGCACCGGCGAGCAGAACAAGTCGCCATGCCCGCTATTTTTCTCCCAGCCCTCGCGGACGATGTTGAAGCCGGAGTAAGGGAACCAATCCGCGTTGTGCCGGGGGCGCAGGCCCGCGGCGGGATCCTTCCGCGCGGCTTGTACGGCCTGGTTCTCCAGGTTTTTGTAGGTCGCGGGCGCCAAGGAGTTTAACGGCGGGTTGACGCCCTGTTTAAAGCCGCCGCGGATGGGAATCGGCATTTCCCCCTGGGGAGTGAGGATATTCATCAGATAATGGGCGCGTTCCTCAAGATGCTCCTGAATTTCATTCTTCCATCGTGCGTCCTGGCGAAGGGCCGCGAGATCGGGATACTCCTGCCAGATCGGCAGGCTTTCTCGCGCCACGAGCAACCGCAGGGCGCTGGAGACTGCCTCCGTATACATCACGGCGCTATACCACGGGTCCTGCTGGTTTTCCGTCCCGTCGCGCAGGTTCTGTGTGGCGGCAACGTCTTCGAGGTTCCGGCGGCGGTTTTCGCGCAGCCACAGTGGAGCCAGACGCGATTCATCAAAGATCATCGCCTGCAGCAACAGCTCTGTCGTCGGGGTCCAGTTATGGGTATTGGATCGAATATAGGCCATGGGAAGGAAGGTCCGATTCAGCTCACGTTTGAGCAGATGCGCCAGCACGGTCGGCGGCAACACCGGCTGATTTTCGGGTAGGGCCGTCGCGATGGCGGCGAGCATGCGAAAGGTGAGGAGAGCCCCATTATGGCCGGCATCGGAGACCAGGCAGGGATGAATCTTATCGAAATAGGTGCAGCGGGTGGACCAGTCGTCCATATAGGCGGCCCAGCGATCGAGATACCGCTGGTCATGCGTCGCCACAAAGGCCCGCACCAAGGGGCTGAAACCGTTTGCCAGAAATAGCGCACTGGCGGGTTCCTTGCCGGCGGGCATGGGATTGCTCGCGCCCCAGGGATAACCCCAATCAACTGACCCCGGCGGGCCAATAACCACCTCTTTGCCGTCGATGGTCATCGTGCCGGCAAGCAATTTATCCGCGGCGGCGATCTCGCCCGGTGTGGCCGGGTTTTGATCCAAACCCCATCCTCTATAAGGGCTCAGATCTTCAGGACTGATGCCGAAGCGGGATGGATAGCGGAGCTTGCTGGTGAAGTAGAGCGCGAAACGTTCCATGGCCTCGGCCGAGCGGCCGGCGCGGGCCAGCGCGGCGATTTCGACGTAGTCCTTACTCCGCCGTCCCAAATTGGTGTCGCGCAGTCCGGCTTCGTCGGTCACAAGCAGGTCCAGACAGGCGCGAGCCGCCTCCTCATCCGCCGGCGTGTATTCCTTCTTTTGTGCGCCCGCGCTTCCGGGCACCGCAGCCGGAGCTGGTGTGGTCGCGGACAACACGTTCTGCCCATAGGAGACCGTTGCAAACAACGAAACCAGCCCCATCACTCCAAAGATTCTTCTTCCGACTATCTTCATACTGATTCTCCCAACCCGGAATATCCGGAACCAAAGTTCCCCATCCTGTCTATCCTGTACATCCATGTTTGAACCTCTACCTCACAGACTAATTTCCAGAGATTGACCTGCGGTTATCAATGCCTCAGCCACCCCGCAGGAATCGGCTGCCGATCCAAGCCCGGGCCGGAGATGCGCAGGTCCGGCGTGACCCCGGTCCAGACATAATCCTTGATGCCCGGCAGGTTCAGCCGCTGGGCGGCATCCGTTCGGAAATCGCACCAGACCACCTTGAACGGCTGTAAGCCTTTCTTGAGCGCGACGCTCCAGTTGCCCAAGGCGTGCAACCGCGTGGAAGGATACCATTCCTGCGTGCCCACCACGCGCCCGGAGGCCCATGGCCCGGAATCCATGCGATTGCCCAAGACCACCTTCAGCTCGTAGCCGGACTGCACATCGGGATAGACGAACTCACGTGGCGCATGGAGGGTATACACACCGTCTTCAGGGATATTGAGGTAACCGCTGTATTCCACGGCATAATACCTGGCGCGCGGGGCGGCGGCAGTGGCGGCAACTGGCGGGTTGTCCGCCGGCACGAGATTCAGATCCCACAAGTTCCCGACGTTCCCTGTCGCCTTGGGTTGCAGGCGGTCGACGCCGCTCCAGAGCGTGCGCCAATCGTCCTCGAAATACCGGAAGGCCAGCCCCGGCGACACCTTGCCGATGTTGGAAGGCGCCGCCAGCTTGGCCTTATCAAACACAGCCATGCTGGGAACCGTGGCCTGGGTGCCGCTGAGCTCCAACGGGTTTTCCTTTACTCCCGGGCGATACGCACGAGCCTTGACCACCGTGCTCTGCAGCAGCTTCACCGGGGCTGAATACAGCGGCGAGAGCGGTGTGGGATCACTGCCATCGAGGGTGTAGCGGATCTCCACGCCCGGGGTCTTGCTGGCCAGGGTCACCTCAACGGAGTCCGCAAAGACATTGCGTTCTGGACCAATGGTGACCGGGTCGATGGGGCGGTAGATGGGGATAAAAGAAGTGAGCAGTGACCGGTTATCAGTGTTCAGTGGAATTTCGGATTTGGATTTGGGTTCGATGTTGGAAGTTGGATGTTCAATGTTCGATGTTCGACTGTTAAATATAAACTCAAAATCCGCCGCCGGCGGGTTCAGGGTCTTGCCTCCGAGCGAAAAGGAGGTGCATCCCAGGGCCATGCCGCGATTGCCTGCAAGCAGCAAGGCTTCGCCGCGAATCTTGACCGCGCCGATGGTCAGCTCATCGTCGGCCTTGGTCGAGGCCAGATAGCGCACGTTCTGGCCGTCCGAGGTCACGGCGGCAAACCCCTGTCCGGCGCTGCCGCTTGTTAACGGTTCAATCGATTTGAGATCCTGCGGTGC contains:
- a CDS encoding alpha-L-fucosidase, encoding MSEVETTAAAAQHAVLGLDNSAKTSRHTQHPEAQWFPRAGLGLFVHMGIASVHGNLDLSWGMIANTPWDAAAKGANKVTPEEYWRLADRYNPTAYDPDKWLAAAAKAGFKYAVLTAMHHDGYTLWPSGHGDFGVQSHLAGRDLVGPFVEACRRHGLKVGLYLSPPDWYFDRQVMSFNYYTASMDPGKPRPNAAGHPWFDQRHQPIAPPLRTPAHEARLRAMFHGRVEELLTRYGRIDLLWFDGGTHDNTIRDRARELQPHIVINSRSCDGDYDCTECALPTQRFTGWFETCHCWQASGIPNQAGTGTVDVWGYLKAEQYKSTAWMIDTLVRLRQWGGNLLINVSPRPDGELPEVVYQRLAETAEWMCHNPKAVIGTEVLLTSDSTEPVKESPL
- a CDS encoding chitobiase/beta-hexosaminidase C-terminal domain-containing protein, translating into MKIVGRRIFGVMGLVSLFATVSYGQNVLSATTPAPAAVPGSAGAQKKEYTPADEEAARACLDLLVTDEAGLRDTNLGRRSKDYVEIAALARAGRSAEAMERFALYFTSKLRYPSRFGISPEDLSPYRGWGLDQNPATPGEIAAADKLLAGTMTIDGKEVVIGPPGSVDWGYPWGASNPMPAGKEPASALFLANGFSPLVRAFVATHDQRYLDRWAAYMDDWSTRCTYFDKIHPCLVSDAGHNGALLTFRMLAAIATALPENQPVLPPTVLAHLLKRELNRTFLPMAYIRSNTHNWTPTTELLLQAMIFDESRLAPLWLRENRRRNLEDVAATQNLRDGTENQQDPWYSAVMYTEAVSSALRLLVARESLPIWQEYPDLAALRQDARWKNEIQEHLEERAHYLMNILTPQGEMPIPIRGGFKQGVNPPLNSLAPATYKNLENQAVQAARKDPAAGLRPRHNADWFPYSGFNIVREGWEKNSGHGDLFCSPVPGAYGAFRSRSNNNNFGLGAFGQDLLVDDATGHYMYPSSPITVDGRQQFFHAGLYKVSGLSAHKVFQVSAWTEPSPFRWHASDHFNLMEGVYAGPWGNLKDANVVNSKYGPDASGQGTITLSQTLRGITHQRQAMYVRGDKVWIITDRMLGNGSHTYEQNWLLPLRPTQEMLDQKKIPIGENALIAFAKDQIRIDAAAKRIITQADVVPGKLEKKANLSLYQFTTANLAYNTENTPPAFVYGLYYTYGWQRIGVKWQGEGPQQVVTLIVPRAPGQAAPQDLKSIEPLTSGSAGQGFAAVTSDGQNVRYLASTKADDELTIGAVKIRGEALLLAGDRGMALGCSSFSLAGKKQPLPATDFEFTLNTDHRSLLTSFIPIYRPIDPVTIGPERNVFADSVEVTLASKTPGVEIRYTLDGSDPTPLSPLYSAPVKLLQSTVVKARAYRPGVKENPLELSGTQATVPSMAVFDKAKLAAPSNIGKVSPGLAFRYFEDDWRTLWSGVDRLQPKATGNVGNLWDLNLVPADNPPVAATAAAPRARYYAVEYSGYLNIPEDGVYTLHAPREFVYPDVQSGYELKVVLGNRMDSGPWASGRVVGTQEWYPSTRLHALGNWSVALKKGLQPFKVIWCDFRTDAAQRLNLPGLKDYVWTGVTPDLRLSGPGLDHQPIPAAWMCH